A part of Variovorax sp. HW608 genomic DNA contains:
- a CDS encoding glutathione S-transferase family protein, producing the protein MSIVATPCTLYGAPGSGATPVHAALTLIGVPVETVDIAPWKGEAERQKLAHVNPMRQAPALVLPSGEVMTESAAILMWLAEQHPEAGLAPPVDHPLRAQYLRWMAYVPASIYAMYWVRDEPSRLAADKEAEKVILERTRERIAECWRLMDAQVPRGTAYLLGDRIGVLDIYVAVVSRWTPGRTRFYREAPRMAAVVRRVDADPRLADFWAARFPFKPGWEGPETA; encoded by the coding sequence ATGAGCATCGTCGCCACGCCCTGCACCCTCTACGGCGCGCCCGGTTCGGGCGCGACGCCCGTTCATGCCGCGCTGACGCTCATCGGGGTGCCCGTCGAGACGGTCGACATCGCGCCGTGGAAAGGCGAAGCCGAGCGCCAGAAGCTCGCGCACGTCAATCCGATGCGGCAGGCGCCGGCGCTGGTGCTGCCGTCGGGCGAAGTCATGACCGAGAGCGCCGCGATCCTGATGTGGCTCGCCGAGCAGCATCCCGAGGCGGGGCTCGCACCACCGGTCGATCATCCCCTGCGTGCGCAGTACCTGCGATGGATGGCCTATGTGCCCGCGTCCATCTATGCGATGTACTGGGTGCGCGACGAGCCTTCGCGGCTCGCTGCGGACAAGGAGGCCGAGAAGGTGATCCTCGAACGCACGCGCGAGCGCATCGCCGAATGCTGGCGGCTCATGGATGCCCAGGTGCCGCGCGGGACAGCCTACCTGCTGGGCGACCGGATCGGCGTGCTGGACATCTACGTCGCAGTGGTCTCGCGCTGGACACCGGGACGCACCCGCTTCTACCGCGAAGCGCCGCGCATGGCCGCGGTGGTGCGCCGCGTCGATGCCGATCCGCGCCTTGCGGATTTCTGGGCGGCGCGCTTTCCGTTCAAGCCGGGATGGGAAGGTCCGGAGACGGCCTGA
- a CDS encoding gamma-glutamylcyclotransferase family protein — translation MPQPDPTARHVFVYGTLRRGGSNDISRFTPAPQHVANGEIAGTLYDLGAYPGAVLGGAGRIKGEVYRITPALEAQLDVLEEVKPDGTGEYSRREVMVALGDRSICCLVYEIHPARIGGKPMIASGDWMARC, via the coding sequence ATGCCGCAACCCGACCCCACGGCCCGTCATGTGTTCGTCTACGGCACGCTTCGCCGTGGCGGCAGCAACGACATCTCGCGCTTCACGCCGGCGCCGCAGCACGTGGCGAACGGCGAGATCGCGGGCACGCTCTACGACCTCGGGGCGTATCCGGGCGCGGTCCTCGGCGGGGCAGGGCGTATCAAGGGAGAGGTCTACAGGATCACGCCCGCGCTCGAAGCCCAGCTGGACGTGCTCGAGGAAGTGAAGCCCGATGGCACGGGGGAGTACAGCCGGCGCGAAGTGATGGTGGCGCTTGGCGATCGCTCGATCTGCTGCCTGGTGTATGAGATCCATCCGGCTCGCATCGGGGGCAAACCGATGATCGCGAGCGGCGACTGGATGGCGCGGTGTTGA
- a CDS encoding SWIB/MDM2 domain-containing protein, which yields MATAKKAPAKKAPAKKAAPAKKAAAPAKKAAPAKKAAPAKKAAPAKKAAAKKAPAKKRTPNAAFMKALTPSPALAAVVGSTPLPRTAVVSKLWDYIKKNNLQDKANKRNINADAKLKEIFGKPQVSMFELASLIGKHVK from the coding sequence ATGGCAACTGCAAAGAAGGCTCCGGCCAAGAAAGCGCCGGCAAAGAAGGCGGCTCCGGCCAAGAAGGCCGCCGCGCCCGCGAAGAAGGCTGCTCCTGCAAAGAAGGCAGCACCCGCCAAGAAGGCGGCTCCGGCCAAGAAGGCTGCTGCGAAGAAGGCTCCCGCCAAGAAGCGCACTCCCAACGCCGCGTTCATGAAGGCACTGACCCCCAGCCCGGCGCTCGCCGCCGTGGTCGGCTCGACGCCTCTGCCGCGCACCGCTGTGGTGAGCAAGCTGTGGGACTACATCAAGAAGAACAACCTTCAGGACAAGGCCAACAAGCGCAACATCAACGCCGACGCCAAGCTGAAGGAAATCTTCGGCAAGCCGCAAGTCTCGATGTTCGAACTGGCCTCGCTGATCGGCAAGCACGTCAAGTAA
- a CDS encoding thiamine pyrophosphate-binding protein produces the protein MSSPQPAGHLIVECLIEQGVELAFGVPGESFLAVLDGFHQYGERIRFIVNRQEGGAAFMAEAHGKLTGRPGVCFVTRGPGATNASIGVHNAFQDSTPMVLFVGDVGSDFRDREAFQEVDYGSFFGPSTKGFAKRVERIDDANRIPEYIARAFATAMNGRPGPVVLVLPEDMLRSTTASRPLRRVEAVEPWSDPGALRTLRELLLKSQRPLVIAGGGGWTPQAAQALQRFAENWKLPVANAFRFQDTFDNHHPLYAGDVGIAINPKLAERVRQSDLILAIGPRLGEMTTSGYTLLEAPKPKQTLVHIHASAEELNRVYQADLAINAGMSAAARSLEVLTAPTELPWEAWTAAAHADYVANLEPQALAGLPPESPRGAVDMVAVVQLLQKHLPPDAAITNGAGNFASWVHRYFRYHGLAKGAKTQLAPTSGAMGYGVPAGIAANLATGRVAFTIAGDGDFLMTGQELATASQHGGKSIIVLLNNGMYGTIRMHQEREYPTKVSGTELRNPDFCALARAYGYAAERVTETTQFEGALQRALAADTGTLIEIPLDPEVITTRGTLSAIRKAAQAR, from the coding sequence ATGAGCTCACCACAACCCGCAGGGCACCTGATCGTCGAGTGTCTGATCGAACAGGGGGTCGAGCTGGCCTTCGGCGTTCCGGGCGAGAGCTTCCTCGCGGTGCTCGATGGCTTTCACCAATACGGCGAGCGCATCCGCTTCATCGTGAATCGCCAGGAAGGCGGCGCGGCATTCATGGCCGAGGCGCACGGCAAGCTCACCGGACGGCCGGGCGTGTGCTTCGTCACGCGCGGGCCCGGCGCCACCAACGCGTCGATCGGCGTGCACAACGCGTTCCAGGATTCGACGCCGATGGTGCTGTTCGTCGGCGACGTCGGCAGCGACTTCCGCGATCGCGAGGCCTTCCAGGAGGTCGACTACGGCAGCTTCTTCGGACCGAGCACCAAGGGCTTCGCCAAGCGCGTGGAGCGCATCGACGATGCGAACCGCATCCCGGAGTACATCGCGCGGGCGTTCGCGACCGCGATGAACGGGCGTCCCGGGCCGGTGGTGCTGGTGCTGCCGGAGGACATGCTGCGCAGCACCACGGCATCGCGGCCGCTGCGCCGCGTGGAGGCGGTCGAGCCGTGGAGCGATCCCGGCGCATTGCGCACGCTGCGCGAGCTGCTGCTGAAGTCGCAGCGCCCGCTCGTGATCGCCGGCGGCGGTGGGTGGACCCCGCAGGCCGCGCAGGCGCTGCAGCGCTTCGCCGAGAACTGGAAGCTGCCGGTGGCGAATGCGTTCCGCTTCCAGGACACCTTCGACAACCACCATCCGCTGTATGCGGGCGACGTCGGCATCGCGATCAATCCAAAGCTTGCCGAGCGGGTGCGGCAAAGCGATCTGATCCTTGCGATCGGCCCGCGGCTCGGCGAGATGACGACCAGCGGCTACACGCTGCTCGAGGCGCCGAAACCGAAGCAGACGCTGGTGCACATCCACGCCAGCGCGGAGGAGCTCAACCGCGTCTACCAGGCCGACCTCGCGATCAATGCCGGCATGAGCGCGGCCGCACGCAGCCTCGAAGTGCTGACTGCGCCGACGGAGCTGCCGTGGGAAGCCTGGACCGCTGCGGCGCATGCCGATTACGTCGCGAACCTCGAACCGCAGGCGCTCGCGGGCCTGCCGCCCGAGTCACCACGGGGTGCGGTCGACATGGTGGCGGTCGTCCAACTGCTCCAGAAGCACCTTCCGCCGGATGCGGCGATCACCAACGGCGCGGGCAACTTCGCGAGCTGGGTGCACCGCTATTTCCGCTATCACGGTCTTGCGAAGGGCGCGAAGACGCAGCTCGCGCCGACCAGCGGCGCGATGGGCTATGGGGTGCCCGCCGGCATCGCGGCCAACCTCGCGACCGGGCGCGTCGCCTTCACGATCGCGGGCGACGGGGACTTCCTGATGACCGGGCAGGAGCTCGCCACGGCCTCGCAGCATGGCGGCAAGAGCATCATCGTGCTGCTCAACAACGGCATGTACGGCACCATCCGCATGCACCAGGAGCGCGAGTACCCGACGAAGGTGAGCGGCACGGAACTGCGCAACCCGGACTTCTGCGCGCTCGCGAGGGCGTACGGCTATGCGGCCGAGCGGGTCACCGAGACCACGCAGTTCGAGGGTGCGCTGCAGCGCGCGCTGGCGGCCGATACGGGCACGCTGATCGAGATTCCGCTCGACCCCGAGGTGATCACCACCCGCGGCACGCTGAGCGCGATCAGGAAGGCGGCGCAGGCGCGGTAG
- a CDS encoding 6,7-dimethyl-8-ribityllumazine synthase produces the protein MSQINDLPLSAVPAQDAPRGRRVAFVQAQWHSDIVHQARDAFLAEMKRLGVPLDTIDIFDVPGAFEIPLHAKRLALSGRYAAIVGAALVVDGGIYRHEFVANTVVNALMTVQLETNVPVLSAVLTPHHFHEHVEHRKYFHRHFAVKGTEAAEACVKTIEGLQRLDAILTA, from the coding sequence ATGAGTCAGATCAACGACCTTCCCCTCTCCGCCGTCCCGGCGCAGGATGCACCGCGCGGCCGCCGCGTCGCATTCGTCCAGGCGCAATGGCATTCGGACATCGTCCACCAGGCGCGCGACGCCTTCCTCGCCGAAATGAAGCGGCTGGGCGTGCCGCTGGACACCATCGACATCTTCGACGTGCCCGGCGCGTTCGAGATTCCGCTGCACGCCAAGCGGCTCGCGCTCTCGGGCCGCTATGCAGCGATCGTGGGGGCGGCGCTCGTCGTGGATGGCGGCATCTATCGCCATGAATTCGTCGCCAACACCGTCGTCAATGCGCTGATGACGGTGCAGCTCGAAACCAACGTGCCGGTGCTCTCCGCCGTGCTCACGCCGCACCACTTCCACGAGCACGTGGAGCATCGCAAGTACTTCCACCGCCATTTCGCGGTGAAGGGCACCGAGGCCGCCGAAGCCTGCGTGAAGACCATCGAAGGCCTGCAGCGGCTGGACGCAATCCTCACCGCCTGA
- the rpmI gene encoding 50S ribosomal protein L35: MPKMKTKSSAKKRFRVRPGGTVKRGQAFKRHILTKKTTKNKRHLRGATAVHETNMVSMAAMLPGSGI, from the coding sequence ATGCCCAAAATGAAGACCAAGAGCAGCGCGAAAAAGCGTTTCCGCGTTCGTCCCGGTGGCACCGTCAAGCGCGGTCAAGCCTTCAAGCGTCACATCCTGACGAAGAAGACCACCAAGAACAAGCGTCACCTGCGTGGTGCAACGGCAGTGCACGAGACCAACATGGTTTCGATGGCCGCCATGTTGCCCGGTAGCGGCATTTAA
- the infC gene encoding translation initiation factor IF-3 translates to MTIATAFRDRRHREERQHRLNREIMAPEVRLIGPDNEQLGVVSLAEALRLAGEQDVDLVEVVAAANPPVCRLIEYGKFKYHEQKKAAEAKSKQKVIEVKEVKFRPGTDEGDYNIKMRNIRRFLEDGDKCKITLRFRGREITHQELGLALLQRIRDELGDSIIVEQFPKLEGRQMIMMIAPGRRKAGGGAAKPAAEPSAAPAAA, encoded by the coding sequence CTGACCATCGCTACTGCATTTCGCGACCGCCGCCACCGCGAGGAACGCCAACACCGCCTGAACCGGGAAATCATGGCCCCGGAAGTCCGCCTGATCGGGCCGGACAACGAGCAATTGGGAGTCGTGAGCCTGGCCGAGGCATTGCGCTTGGCAGGCGAGCAGGACGTGGATCTGGTGGAGGTCGTTGCTGCGGCCAACCCGCCCGTCTGCCGGCTGATCGAGTACGGCAAGTTCAAGTACCACGAGCAGAAGAAGGCGGCCGAAGCGAAATCGAAGCAGAAGGTCATCGAAGTCAAGGAAGTCAAGTTCCGGCCCGGTACGGACGAAGGCGACTACAACATCAAGATGCGCAACATCCGGCGCTTTCTTGAGGATGGCGACAAGTGCAAGATCACGCTGCGTTTCCGCGGTCGCGAGATCACGCACCAGGAGCTCGGTCTGGCGCTGTTGCAGCGCATCCGCGACGAACTCGGCGACTCGATCATCGTGGAGCAGTTCCCGAAGCTCGAGGGCCGGCAGATGATCATGATGATCGCGCCGGGCCGCAGGAAGGCCGGCGGCGGGGCTGCAAAGCCCGCTGCAGAGCCATCGGCCGCCCCGGCGGCGGCCTAG
- the thrS gene encoding threonine--tRNA ligase produces MIQITLPDNSRREFPGPVSVADVAKSIGPGLSKMTVAGKVDGRLVDASDVIDRDAKLQIITPKDEEGLEIIRHSTAHLVGHAVKQLYPTAKMVIGPVIEEGFYYDISYERPFTPEDMEAIEKRMRELIAQDYDVVKKMTPRDEVIAVFKERGEDYKLRLVEDMPDEKAMGLYYHQEYVDMCRGPHVPNTRFLKVFKLTKLAGAYWRGDAKNEQLQRIYGTAWADKKQLDDYIKRIEEAEKRDHRRLGKELDLFHIDEVAPGVVFWHPKGWAMWQQVEQYMRQVYKDTGYQEVKGPQILDRSLWEKTGHWQNYRENMFTTESEKRDYALKPMNCPGHVLIFKSDLRSYRDLPIRYGEFGQCHRNEPSGGLHGIMRVRGFTQDDGHVFCTEDQILDECVAYTAQLLKVYADFGFTDILYKVATRPEHRIGSDDLWDKAEGALMEALRRSGVEFVISPGEGAFYGPKIEYTLRDAIGRQWQCGTMQVDFNMAERLGAEYVTESSGRAHPVMLHRAIVGSLERFIGMLIEHHAGAMPSWLAPVQVAVLNISEGQADYASQVAKTLQNQGLRVLLDLHNEKITYKIRKHSLQKLPYILVVGDKEKEAGAVAVRARGNLDLGAMSVEAFSQKIAHDIQHKL; encoded by the coding sequence ATGATCCAGATCACGCTTCCCGACAACTCCCGCCGTGAGTTCCCCGGCCCGGTTTCAGTGGCCGACGTTGCCAAGTCCATCGGCCCCGGCCTCTCGAAGATGACGGTCGCCGGCAAGGTCGACGGCCGGCTGGTCGACGCCAGCGACGTGATCGATCGCGATGCCAAGCTGCAGATCATCACGCCGAAGGACGAGGAAGGGCTGGAGATCATTCGCCACTCGACGGCCCACCTCGTCGGGCACGCGGTGAAGCAGCTCTACCCGACGGCCAAGATGGTGATCGGTCCCGTCATCGAAGAGGGCTTCTACTACGACATTTCCTACGAGCGCCCCTTCACGCCCGAGGACATGGAGGCGATCGAGAAGCGCATGCGCGAGCTGATCGCGCAGGACTACGACGTCGTCAAGAAGATGACGCCTCGCGACGAGGTCATCGCGGTCTTCAAGGAACGCGGCGAGGACTACAAGCTGCGCCTCGTCGAGGACATGCCCGACGAGAAGGCGATGGGCCTCTACTACCACCAGGAGTACGTCGACATGTGCCGCGGCCCGCATGTGCCGAACACGCGCTTCCTGAAGGTCTTCAAGCTGACGAAGCTGGCGGGCGCGTACTGGCGCGGCGATGCGAAGAACGAGCAGCTGCAGCGCATCTACGGCACGGCCTGGGCCGACAAGAAGCAGCTCGACGACTACATCAAGCGCATCGAGGAAGCCGAGAAGCGCGACCATCGTCGCCTCGGCAAGGAGCTCGACCTCTTCCACATCGACGAGGTCGCGCCCGGCGTGGTGTTCTGGCACCCCAAGGGCTGGGCCATGTGGCAGCAGGTCGAGCAGTACATGCGGCAGGTCTACAAGGACACCGGCTACCAGGAGGTGAAGGGCCCGCAGATCCTCGACCGGAGCCTGTGGGAGAAGACGGGCCACTGGCAGAACTACCGCGAGAACATGTTCACGACGGAATCGGAGAAGCGCGACTACGCGCTCAAGCCGATGAACTGCCCGGGCCACGTGCTGATCTTCAAGTCCGACCTGCGCAGCTACCGCGATCTGCCGATCCGCTACGGCGAGTTCGGCCAGTGCCACCGCAACGAGCCCTCGGGCGGCCTGCACGGGATCATGCGCGTGCGCGGATTCACGCAGGACGACGGCCACGTCTTCTGCACGGAAGACCAGATCCTGGACGAATGCGTGGCCTACACGGCCCAGTTGCTCAAGGTCTATGCCGACTTCGGCTTCACGGACATCCTCTACAAGGTCGCGACGCGGCCGGAACACCGGATCGGCTCCGACGACCTGTGGGACAAGGCCGAAGGCGCCCTGATGGAGGCTTTGCGGCGCTCTGGCGTGGAGTTCGTCATCTCCCCGGGCGAGGGGGCCTTCTACGGCCCGAAAATCGAGTACACGCTGCGCGACGCCATCGGCCGCCAGTGGCAGTGCGGCACGATGCAGGTGGACTTCAACATGGCCGAGCGACTGGGTGCGGAGTACGTGACGGAGAGCAGCGGCCGCGCCCACCCCGTCATGCTGCACCGGGCCATCGTCGGCAGCCTCGAGCGTTTCATCGGCATGTTGATCGAACACCATGCGGGCGCGATGCCTTCATGGCTCGCTCCGGTGCAGGTGGCGGTGCTCAACATCAGCGAAGGACAGGCCGACTACGCATCTCAAGTTGCGAAAACGCTGCAAAATCAAGGGCTTAGAGTTTTGCTCGATCTGCACAACGAAAAGATTACGTATAAAATACGGAAGCATTCGTTGCAAAAGCTTCCCTACATCCTGGTCGTCGGTGACAAGGAGAAGGAAGCAGGAGCCGTCGCAGTGCGCGCCCGGGGCAATCTTGACCTCGGTGCCATGTCGGTCGAGGCGTTCTCCCAAAAGATCGCCCACGACATCCAACACAAGCTTTGA
- a CDS encoding putative quinol monooxygenase, whose translation MIKYALFARLEAKPGKEAEVQQFLEAGLAMAQDEKTTPIWFALRLSPSTFGIFDAFEDEAGREKHLNGPIAKALMAKAPDLFAKPPSIEPIEVLGLKNAAPAS comes from the coding sequence ATGATCAAGTACGCACTGTTCGCCCGTCTCGAAGCCAAGCCGGGCAAGGAAGCCGAAGTCCAGCAGTTCCTCGAGGCCGGCCTCGCGATGGCGCAGGACGAGAAGACCACGCCGATCTGGTTCGCCCTGCGGCTCTCGCCGAGCACCTTCGGCATCTTCGATGCGTTCGAGGACGAGGCCGGCCGCGAGAAGCATCTGAACGGTCCGATCGCCAAGGCGTTGATGGCGAAGGCGCCGGACCTGTTTGCCAAGCCGCCATCCATCGAGCCGATCGAGGTGCTGGGCCTCAAGAACGCCGCGCCGGCATCCTGA
- a CDS encoding DMT family transporter, translating to MNTALPAPRRLVAYGCLALSMSLVGSYVALSKPLVAAFPVLLLAWLRFGIAALAMPHWLRRPGGEPPMTRHTRGLVFLESFLGNFMFSICMLFGVSLTSAVSAGVIMASIPAVVAIGSWLFLRERITPRVGLAIACAAFGIGLLALAPAQAATHGAGTPAGRLAWLGNLLVFAAVVCEASYAVIGKSLTGRLGPKRISSLINLWGFVLSTPFGIWFALRFDFGAVPMGLWGLLVVYALAASIWTVWLWMTGLKGVPASQAGVFTVMLPVSAALVGVVVLGESLSTPQVVAFSLALLGVVLATWPVRRA from the coding sequence TTGAACACCGCACTTCCGGCACCTCGCCGTCTCGTCGCCTATGGCTGCCTCGCGCTGAGCATGTCGCTCGTCGGCAGCTACGTCGCCCTTTCCAAGCCGCTGGTTGCCGCATTTCCGGTGCTGCTGCTCGCGTGGCTGCGCTTCGGCATCGCGGCGCTGGCGATGCCGCACTGGCTCCGGCGCCCCGGCGGCGAGCCGCCGATGACGCGGCACACGCGCGGACTCGTCTTCCTCGAGTCCTTCCTTGGCAACTTCATGTTCTCGATCTGCATGCTCTTCGGCGTCAGCCTGACGAGCGCGGTGTCGGCCGGCGTGATCATGGCGTCGATTCCGGCCGTGGTGGCGATCGGCAGCTGGCTCTTTCTGCGCGAACGCATCACCCCGCGCGTCGGGCTCGCGATCGCATGCGCGGCCTTCGGGATCGGGCTGCTTGCCCTTGCACCGGCGCAAGCTGCAACGCACGGGGCCGGTACGCCGGCGGGCCGCCTGGCCTGGCTGGGCAATCTGCTCGTCTTCGCGGCCGTGGTGTGCGAAGCCTCGTATGCGGTGATCGGCAAGTCGCTCACGGGACGGCTCGGACCCAAGCGCATCTCGTCGCTCATCAACCTCTGGGGCTTCGTCCTCTCGACGCCGTTCGGCATCTGGTTCGCCCTTCGCTTCGACTTCGGCGCGGTGCCGATGGGCCTGTGGGGGCTGCTGGTGGTGTATGCGCTCGCAGCGAGCATCTGGACCGTGTGGCTCTGGATGACCGGCCTCAAGGGCGTGCCCGCATCGCAGGCGGGCGTGTTCACCGTGATGCTGCCGGTGAGTGCGGCGCTCGTCGGCGTCGTGGTGCTCGGCGAGAGCCTTTCGACGCCGCAAGTGGTCGCGTTCTCGCTGGCATTGCTCGGCGTCGTGCTCGCGACATGGCCCGTGCGACGTGCCTGA
- the rplT gene encoding 50S ribosomal protein L20, which yields MPRVKRGVTARARHKKVLALAKGFRGRRGNVFRIAKQAVMKAGQYAYRDRRNKKRVFRQLWIARINAASRELGLTYSQFANGIRKAGIEIDRKVLADIAVHDKAAFAGIVEQVKAKLAA from the coding sequence ATGCCTCGCGTCAAACGTGGTGTAACGGCTCGCGCCCGTCACAAGAAGGTTCTCGCACTCGCCAAGGGTTTCCGTGGTCGCCGCGGCAATGTCTTCCGCATCGCCAAGCAGGCGGTGATGAAGGCAGGCCAATACGCCTACCGTGACCGCCGCAACAAGAAGCGCGTGTTCCGCCAACTGTGGATTGCGCGTATCAATGCCGCTTCGCGTGAACTGGGCCTGACCTACAGCCAGTTCGCCAACGGCATCCGCAAGGCCGGTATCGAGATCGACCGCAAGGTCCTCGCCGATATCGCCGTGCACGACAAGGCCGCTTTTGCCGGCATCGTGGAGCAGGTCAAGGCCAAGCTGGCTGCTTGA
- the aceA gene encoding isocitrate lyase, which produces MPQTLTEQLSREQQIAALEKDWATNPRWKGVKRGYSAADVVRLRGSLPIEYTLARRGAEKLWEKINGGARKGYVNAFGAITAGQAMQQAKAGLEAVYLSGWQVAADGNTSETMYPDQSLYAYDSVPTMVRRINNTFKRADEIQWSRGINPGDKEFIDYFLPIVADAEAGFGGVLNAFELMKNMIAAGAAGVHFEDQLAAVKKCGHMGGKVLVPTQEACEKLISARFAADVMGVSTIVLARTDAEAANLITSDHDANDKPFLTGERTQEGFYRVKNGLEQAISRGVAYAPYADLVWCETGTPDLGFAREFAQAVHAASPGKLLSYNCSPSFNWRKNLDDKTIAAFQDELSALGYKYQFITLAGIHVNWYNTFKFAHAYANGEGMKHYVEMVQEPEFAAREQGYTFVSHQQEVGAGYFDDVTTVIQGGSSSVKALTGSTEEEQFH; this is translated from the coding sequence ATGCCTCAGACCCTCACCGAACAGCTCAGCCGCGAACAGCAGATCGCCGCCCTCGAAAAAGACTGGGCCACCAACCCGCGCTGGAAGGGCGTGAAGCGCGGCTACAGCGCCGCCGACGTGGTCCGCCTGCGCGGCTCGCTGCCGATCGAATACACGCTCGCCCGCCGCGGCGCCGAGAAGCTCTGGGAAAAGATCAACGGCGGCGCCCGCAAGGGTTATGTCAATGCCTTCGGCGCCATCACTGCGGGCCAGGCCATGCAGCAGGCCAAGGCCGGCCTCGAGGCCGTGTACCTCTCGGGCTGGCAGGTGGCCGCCGATGGCAATACGTCCGAAACCATGTACCCGGACCAGTCGCTGTATGCCTACGACTCGGTGCCGACCATGGTCCGCCGCATCAACAACACCTTCAAGCGCGCCGATGAAATCCAGTGGTCGCGCGGCATCAACCCCGGCGACAAGGAATTCATCGACTACTTCCTGCCGATCGTGGCCGATGCGGAAGCCGGCTTCGGCGGCGTGCTCAACGCCTTCGAGCTGATGAAGAACATGATCGCCGCAGGCGCTGCCGGCGTGCACTTCGAAGACCAGCTCGCTGCCGTCAAGAAGTGCGGCCACATGGGCGGCAAGGTGCTCGTTCCCACGCAGGAAGCTTGCGAGAAGCTGATTTCCGCGCGCTTCGCCGCCGACGTGATGGGCGTCTCGACCATCGTGCTGGCCCGCACCGATGCTGAAGCAGCGAACCTGATCACCTCCGATCACGACGCCAACGACAAGCCGTTCCTGACCGGCGAGCGCACGCAGGAAGGCTTCTACCGCGTGAAGAACGGTCTCGAGCAGGCCATCAGCCGCGGTGTCGCCTACGCACCGTACGCCGACCTGGTGTGGTGCGAAACCGGTACGCCGGACCTCGGCTTCGCCCGCGAATTCGCACAGGCCGTGCATGCGGCGAGCCCGGGCAAGCTGCTGTCGTACAACTGCTCGCCGTCGTTCAACTGGAGGAAGAACCTCGACGACAAGACCATCGCCGCGTTCCAGGACGAACTCTCGGCGCTGGGCTACAAGTACCAGTTCATCACGCTCGCGGGCATCCACGTCAACTGGTACAACACCTTCAAGTTCGCCCATGCGTATGCGAACGGCGAAGGCATGAAGCACTACGTCGAGATGGTGCAGGAGCCCGAGTTCGCAGCGCGCGAACAAGGCTACACCTTCGTGTCGCACCAGCAGGAAGTCGGCGCCGGCTACTTCGACGACGTGACCACGGTCATCCAGGGCGGCTCTTCGAGCGTCAAGGCACTGACCGGTTCGACCGAGGAAGAGCAGTTCCACTGA